The Candidatus Denitrolinea symbiosum DNA window CGCGTGTTTGGAGACTTCGCCGTCCCAGGCCTCCTCGATTTTGGCGATGTGCCACGCCACGCGCCAGAACATCTCCTCCACGGTTTCGGCGGGCTTGCCGTCGTCCCCGCGGCGGACGTAACGCTTCACCAGCACCTGGCGGGCATTGTCGGTCAACTCCACTTTGGGAAGACCCTTGGGCATCGCGGGCGTGGGCAGCAGGCCGTGTTTTGCGGATGGGGCGACTTGTGCGGTCATGGCAAAATCTCCTCTGGATGATTGATGTAATTAAGACATAAAAACCGACGAGGCCATTCCACCCGGAGAGCGGCCTTGTCGGATAAATTAGCCTTCGAGCAGGCGGTTGATCTCGTTGCGGAGGGCGTGAAGATCGGCGAGGCGCAAGTAGACGATGGCGTAGCGGATGTAGGCGATCTGGTCGAGTTCCTTGAGGCCGTGGATGACGAGGTCGCCGACGACGCGCGAGGAGACCTCGGCTTTGCCCATTTTTTGGAGATCCGATTCCACCTGACCGATCAGCCGTTCGATGTCGGCCGCGGAGACGGGACGCTTCGCGCACGAGATGCGGATGCCGCGCGCCAGTTTTTCGCGGTCGAACTCTTCGCGCGTCCCATCCTGCTTGATGATGAGCGGCGTCGCGAGGATGGGGCGTTCGTAACTGCTAAAGCGCTGTCCGCACTTCAGGCACTCGCGACGGCGGCGAATGCCACCGTGGCTGTCGTGAGAAGTATCCAGCACTTTTGAGTCGTTGTTTTGACAGTAAGGACAACGCATAAATCATCCATTTTTAGAACAAATGTTACCGCCATATATGGGCGTCCAGGCTCTGCATCCCCGTATATATGGCGAGTGTGACGTGCATTTTAGCATGGATGCGGGGTCACATCAAGAGGACTGACGGGTGATTAACCTTAAAATATTCCCCCAGGCATGGACGGTAACGCCTGCGGTCATTTGGCTGGAAGCGATTTCAGGAATTCCAGCACGAGGCGGTTATAGTCTTGTGGATTGGATTGATGCGGGACGTGTCCGCCGCTGATGGCCTGTCCGCGGGCGTTGGGCAGGACGCGGACGAGGGCGGGGAACGAGCTCG harbors:
- a CDS encoding transcriptional regulator NrdR; translation: MRCPYCQNNDSKVLDTSHDSHGGIRRRRECLKCGQRFSSYERPILATPLIIKQDGTREEFDREKLARGIRISCAKRPVSAADIERLIGQVESDLQKMGKAEVSSRVVGDLVIHGLKELDQIAYIRYAIVYLRLADLHALRNEINRLLEG